A single window of Paenibacillus sp. DNA harbors:
- a CDS encoding sulfatase-like hydrolase/transferase: protein MGAGTTKPNILWISLEDTSPRFGCYGDSLARTPHIDRLASEGTVFRNAFAVAGVCAPSRSAVITGMYPTSIGTHHMRTEHTNAHTPELPTPYQAVPPAHVKAFPEYLRAEGYFCTNNFKTDYQFASPLTAWDEDGREAHWRHREPGQPFFAVFNYLMTHESSMWGDMVRRHFHPELAGQERPLVTDPDKVVLPPYLPDTPKTRQALAKYYDLIVEADDFVGGLLQQLEEDGLADNTIVFLWSDHGEGLPRAKRWPYDAGIRVPLIVRWPGRIESGRKSDQLISLIDLGPTVLSLAGAAVPYHLEGQPFLGPDARPREYVFATRDRYDESYDMVRAVRDARFKYIRNYYPEKPYLQWIPFSHAHPAFQELWRLQLDGALEGDTKLLMLRGRPAEELYDCESDPYEIRNLANDPLYREELERLRGALDAWRGKHDAWGDVPEAQMVAQMWPGGVQPQTASPIYVPINGSLPGVEAVTSGVYQEPTAIVLHTATQGASIAYATEEGEHPRWKLYTGPIVLTNGSVTIRAKAVRIGYRDSAETSATFSVN from the coding sequence ATGGGAGCTGGAACAACAAAACCGAATATTTTATGGATTTCCCTAGAAGATACGAGTCCTAGATTCGGTTGCTACGGGGATTCGCTGGCGCGGACGCCGCATATCGATCGATTGGCGTCGGAGGGGACGGTGTTCCGCAATGCGTTCGCCGTGGCGGGCGTTTGTGCGCCGAGCCGCTCGGCCGTCATTACAGGCATGTACCCGACGTCGATCGGAACGCATCATATGCGCACGGAGCACACGAACGCGCATACGCCGGAGTTGCCGACGCCGTATCAGGCGGTGCCGCCGGCTCACGTCAAGGCGTTCCCGGAATATTTGCGCGCGGAAGGATATTTTTGCACGAACAACTTTAAGACGGACTACCAATTCGCCTCTCCGCTCACCGCTTGGGATGAGGACGGCCGAGAGGCTCACTGGCGCCATCGCGAGCCGGGTCAACCGTTCTTCGCCGTATTCAACTATTTGATGACGCATGAAAGCAGCATGTGGGGGGATATGGTCCGGAGACACTTTCATCCCGAGCTGGCCGGTCAGGAACGACCGCTCGTTACCGATCCGGACAAGGTCGTGCTGCCTCCGTACCTGCCGGATACGCCGAAGACGCGGCAGGCGCTTGCGAAATATTACGACTTGATCGTGGAAGCGGACGATTTCGTCGGCGGCCTGCTCCAGCAACTGGAGGAGGACGGGCTCGCGGATAATACGATCGTCTTCTTATGGAGCGATCATGGGGAAGGGCTGCCGCGCGCCAAACGCTGGCCTTACGATGCCGGCATTCGCGTGCCGCTGATCGTCCGTTGGCCAGGTCGAATCGAGTCGGGACGGAAGAGCGATCAGTTGATCAGCTTGATCGATTTGGGCCCGACCGTGCTGTCGCTCGCCGGCGCGGCAGTGCCGTACCATCTGGAAGGGCAGCCGTTCTTGGGACCGGACGCTCGGCCAAGAGAGTACGTGTTCGCGACTCGGGACCGGTACGACGAGTCTTATGATATGGTGCGCGCCGTCCGGGACGCGCGGTTCAAGTACATTCGCAACTATTACCCGGAAAAGCCGTACCTGCAGTGGATTCCATTCAGTCATGCCCACCCCGCGTTCCAAGAGCTTTGGAGACTGCAGCTGGACGGTGCGCTGGAAGGCGATACGAAGCTGCTGATGCTGCGGGGGCGGCCGGCTGAGGAGTTGTACGATTGCGAAAGCGATCCGTACGAAATTCGGAACTTGGCGAATGATCCCTTGTATCGCGAGGAGCTGGAGCGGCTTCGCGGCGCATTGGACGCATGGCGCGGCAAGCACGATGCGTGGGGCGACGTGCCGGAGGCCCAAATGGTTGCGCAAATGTGGCCCGGCGGCGTTCAGCCGCAGACGGCGTCGCCGATTTACGTGCCGATCAACGGCTCGCTTCCGGGCGTGGAGGCAGTGACTTCCGGCGTATACCAAGAGCCGACGGCGATTGTGCTGCATACGGCTACGCAAGGCGCATCCATCGCGTACGCGACGGAAGAGGGGGAGCATCCGCGCTGGAAGCTGTACACTGGGCCTATCGTGTTGACGAACGGTTCTGTGACCATTCGTGCGAAAGCGGTGCGCATCGGGTACAGGGACAGCGCGGAAACGAGCGCAACGTTCTCTGTAAATTAA